A genomic window from Anticarsia gemmatalis isolate Benzon Research Colony breed Stoneville strain chromosome 22, ilAntGemm2 primary, whole genome shotgun sequence includes:
- the LOC142982831 gene encoding plasminogen receptor (KT) isoform X3: protein MGNYLTVNMEENFKKNQEFIQSINKIKMERQIQLQYQLQERQMALQIAKSRDTCLWLTAFSVTAVAGLFTGRTKRAYLLMPLIPLTYVTLYYWDMAYGNKVHRIRMEAEHIMTHEAESLEWPCGLPTPSSIDLGRLDVEEKKKIHPPLL from the exons ATGGGCAACTATTTAACAGTGAATATGGAAGAAAACTTCAAAAAGAATCAAGAATTCATTcaaagtataaacaaaataaag atgGAGAGGCAAATACAGTTGCAATATCAATTGCAAGAGCGTCAAATGGCGTTGCAAATAGCGAAAAGTAGGGACACCTGCCTCTGGTTGACTGCATTCTCAGTAACTGCAGTGGCAGGATTATTTACAGG GCGGACTAAGAGAGCCTATCTGCTGATGCCTCTTATACCTCTCACCTATGTGACTTTGTACTATTGGGACATGGCTTACGGGAATAAAGTACACAGGATAAGAA TGGAAGCTGAACACATAATGACGCACGAAGCGGAATCTCTTGAATGGCCTTGCGGTCTTCCCACTCCGTCTTCTATTGACCTCGGACGTTTGGACGTGGAAGAAAAGAAGAAGATCCACCCTCCTCTactctaa
- the LOC142982831 gene encoding plasminogen receptor (KT) isoform X2 has protein sequence MGNYLTVNMEENFKKNQEFIQSINKIKMERQIQLQYQLQERQMALQIAKSRDTCLWLTAFSVTAVAGLFTGFRRTKRAYLLMPLIPLTYVTLYYWDMAYGNKVHRIRMEAEHIMTHEAESLEWPCGLPTPSSIDLGRLDVEEKKKIHPPLL, from the exons ATGGGCAACTATTTAACAGTGAATATGGAAGAAAACTTCAAAAAGAATCAAGAATTCATTcaaagtataaacaaaataaag atgGAGAGGCAAATACAGTTGCAATATCAATTGCAAGAGCGTCAAATGGCGTTGCAAATAGCGAAAAGTAGGGACACCTGCCTCTGGTTGACTGCATTCTCAGTAACTGCAGTGGCAGGATTATTTACAGG TTTCAGGCGGACTAAGAGAGCCTATCTGCTGATGCCTCTTATACCTCTCACCTATGTGACTTTGTACTATTGGGACATGGCTTACGGGAATAAAGTACACAGGATAAGAA TGGAAGCTGAACACATAATGACGCACGAAGCGGAATCTCTTGAATGGCCTTGCGGTCTTCCCACTCCGTCTTCTATTGACCTCGGACGTTTGGACGTGGAAGAAAAGAAGAAGATCCACCCTCCTCTactctaa
- the LOC142982801 gene encoding uncharacterized protein LOC142982801: MNYIKLVDILFILFSLDHVRAASVVPVLSLDAKTADKSNKTTDNLKYLPFIMLIDKEMDTSEYWRETEILSLVRNNEADIDYEKCEQTTPEQGIVRFVSRRTVRPICRSRIDYQVCPQCPHFNNHTECELFRDSCKERKVHPSEYRTYCNRKYGKWRTMFVPADYSQCRCCDECIFYRELDQSCIEDEYSFDTEEFLPVTTIDFRAGCNPYWGHPEQEYKALRCDKTLRRCVPVTVPQIPNETLNIRRSFRYEPATGEDCPISCRGFECSMGQVTEDACSPGGFLPDKEQCNCCGRCSVYHQLGEKCAEFKKTIQKVNGTVEIEVEEEFLEPGCDDGLVCRQGRCQDIHVVQSATQGRRKRHEGELLANEPCKRELKYFKKKYGPDGHLHYNAPQCTPLWLYAPVQCRRFVCYCALEDGSVIQGIKVPRVEVSNMNCDCAREKCRTGSDVECDGYGNYKAAMFTPRTEDLGVWRADEHKDDDNKLTYLSTTRQLFEEMLPTTIAPGPDQAA; this comes from the exons ATGAATTATATAAAGTTGGTtgatattttgttcatattgtTTAGTTTAGATCATGTTAGAGCCGCGAGCGTTGTTCCTGTGCTTTCTTTGGATGCGAAAACTGCTGATAAATCGAATAAAACTACTGATAATTTGAAG TACCTTCCCTTCATAATGCTGATAGACAAGGAGATGGACACGAGCGAGTACTGGCGAGAGACGGAAATTCTGTCTCTAGTGCGCAACAATGAGGCCGACATCGACTACGAGAAGTGCGAGCAGACCACGCCGGAGCAAGGCATTGTTAGGTTCGTCTCCAGGAGAACTGTCAGGCCTATTTGTAGATCACGGATTG ATTACCAAGTCTGTCCCCAGTGCCCACATTTTAACAACCACACCGAGTGCGAACTTTTCAGAGACTCTTGcaa AGAGAGGAAGGTGCACCCGTCAGAGTATCGCACATATTGTAACCGCAAGTACGGCAAGTGGCGTACGATGTTCGTGCCTGCAGACTACTCGCAGTGCAGGTGTTGCGACGAGTGCATATTTTATAGAG AATTGGACCAGTCATGCATTGAAGACGAATACAGCTTTGACACTGAAGAATTCCTACCTGTTACTACTATAG ATTTCAGAGCTGGCTGCAACCCTTACTGGGGACACCCTGAACAAGAGTACAAGGCTCTTCGATGTGATAAAACACTGCGACGAT GTGTTCCCGTTACAGTACCGCAAATACCGAACGAAACATTAAATAT CCGCCGTAGCTTCCGCTACGAGCCGGCTACGGGCGAGGACTGTCCGATCTCGTGCCGCGGCTTCGAGTGCAGCATGGGGCAGGTGACGGAGGACGCGTGCTCTCCGGGAGGGTTCCTGCCTGATAAGGAACAGTGCAACTGTTGTGGACGATGCAGCGTTTATCATC aaTTGGGTGAAAAGTGTGCCGAATTCAAGAAAACTATTCAAAAAGTCAACGGTACCGTGGAAATAGAG GTAGAGGAAGAGTTCCTGGAGCCAGGCTGTGATGACGGACTGGTGTGTCGGCAGGGTCGGTGTCAGGACATCCACGTAGTACAGTCTGCTACCCAGGGCCGCAGGAAGAGGCATGAGGGAGAACTCCTGGCTAACG AGCCGTGCAAGCGTGAGCTGAAGTACTTCAAGAAGAAGTACGGACCTGACGGACATCTGCACTACAACGCGCCGCAGTGCACGCCGCTTTGGTTGTATGCACCTGTACAG tGTCGCCGCTTCGTATGTTACTGTGCTCTGGAAGACGGTTCCGTCATTCAAGGTATCAAAGTACCGCGAGTAGAAGTATCCAATATGAATTGTG ATTGTGCCCGTGAGAAGTGCAGGACTGGTTCGGACGTGGAGTGCGACGGGTACGGCAACTACAAGGCAGCCATGTTCACGCCGCGCACCGAGGACCTTGGCGTCTGGCGCGCTGATGAACACAAGGATGATGATAACAAAC TGACGTACCTGAGCACCACGAGACAGTTGTTTGAAGAGATGTTACCTACCACCATAGCGCCCGGCCCTGATCAAGCCGCCTGA
- the LOC142982831 gene encoding plasminogen receptor (KT) isoform X1, which translates to MGNYLTVNMEENFKKNQEFIQSINKIKMERQIQLQYQLQERQMALQIAKSRDTCLWLTAFSVTAVAGLFTGYNSFRRTKRAYLLMPLIPLTYVTLYYWDMAYGNKVHRIRMEAEHIMTHEAESLEWPCGLPTPSSIDLGRLDVEEKKKIHPPLL; encoded by the exons ATGGGCAACTATTTAACAGTGAATATGGAAGAAAACTTCAAAAAGAATCAAGAATTCATTcaaagtataaacaaaataaag atgGAGAGGCAAATACAGTTGCAATATCAATTGCAAGAGCGTCAAATGGCGTTGCAAATAGCGAAAAGTAGGGACACCTGCCTCTGGTTGACTGCATTCTCAGTAACTGCAGTGGCAGGATTATTTACAGG TTATAACAGTTTCAGGCGGACTAAGAGAGCCTATCTGCTGATGCCTCTTATACCTCTCACCTATGTGACTTTGTACTATTGGGACATGGCTTACGGGAATAAAGTACACAGGATAAGAA TGGAAGCTGAACACATAATGACGCACGAAGCGGAATCTCTTGAATGGCCTTGCGGTCTTCCCACTCCGTCTTCTATTGACCTCGGACGTTTGGACGTGGAAGAAAAGAAGAAGATCCACCCTCCTCTactctaa
- the Erk7 gene encoding extracellularly regulated kinase 7 encodes MNQNQVKRDEKKKDVGQKQGQKKSPDKNMSEIDEHILKRFEIKKRLGKGAYGIVWKAVDKKTKDVVAIKKIFDAFRNQTDAQRTFREIIFLQSFRNHPNIVKLHSIHRALNNRDIYLGFEYMETDLHNVIKRGNILKDIHKRYIMYQMLKATKYIHSGNVIHRDQKPSNVLIDSACRVKLADFGLARSVSSLYSGGEEGADPCLTDYVATRWYRAPEILIASKNYTKGIDMWSLGCILGEMLTGQPLFPGTSTVNQVERIMSALPRPSSEDIQIVCSGYGSSLIREQASNNNGGASLTSLLSCAPRDAADLVQRLLVFNPAKRLSAERALDHEYVGKFHRERDEPTLPSDVLLPLRDDKQMSVDDYRNKLYSIMAKGSQAYPVPAKKNHTSHSNKTHPLPTTTSKSSKSFHETEHHKAFTKNKNLSADQKTRPKLTKPERPKEFRSDQTIAKPLRATKVFERHDWLESNCHGDYFQPVTRSSPSENGFMSGGKKTSLQHRRNSTSFSTVTIGGDADYSTIVGKQRHGVITASALMDLRTSIR; translated from the exons ATGAATCAAAATCAAGTGAAAAGGGATGAAAAGAAAAAGGATGTGGGTCAAAAGCAGGGTCAGAAAAAGAGCCCAGACAAGAATATGTCGGAAATTGACGAACATATTTTGAAAAGGTTTGAAATTAAGAAAAGGCTTGGTAAAGGTGCTTATGGTATTGTTTGGAAGGCTGTTGACAAAAAGACTAAGGATGTGGtggctattaaaaaaatatttgatgcaTTCCGGAACCAGACTGATGCTCAAAGGACTTTTAGAGAGATAATATTTCTTCAGTCATTCAGGAATCATCCCAATATTGTTAAGCTCCACAGCATACACAG GGCTCTCAACAACCGCGACATCTACCTAGGCTTCGAGTACATGGAGACAGACCTGCACAACGTGATCAAGCGCGGCAACATCCTCAAAGACATCCACAAGAGGTACATCATGTATCAGATGCTGAAGGCCACCAAGTACATACACTCGGGGAATGTGATACATAGAGACCAGAAGCCTAGTAATGTGCTTATTGATAGTGCTTGCAG GGTAAAACTAGCAGACTTCGGGCTGGCTCGGTCGGTGTCCAGCCTGTACTCCGGCGGGGAGGAGGGCGCCGACCCGTGCCTCACTGACTACGTCGCCACGCGCTGGTACCGAGCTCCCGAAATACTCATCGCTAGTAAGAA ctaTACAAAGGGCATAGACATGTGGTCTCTGGGCTGCATCCTGGGCGAGATGCTGACAGGTCAGCCGCTGTTCCCGGGCACTTCCACCGTCAACCAAGTGGAGAGGATCATGTCGGCATTACCTAGACCATCTTCTGAAG ATATACAAATAGTATGCAGCGGTTACGGCTCCTCTTTGATACGAGAACAAGCATCAAACAACAACGGCGGCGCATCTCTCACATCGCTGCTGTCGTGTGCGCCGCGGGATGCTGCGGACTTGGTGCAGAGGCTGCTGGTGTTTAACCCGGCTAAGCGACTCAGTGCCGAGAGAGCTCTCGACCATGAATATGTTGGCAA GTTCCACCGCGAACGCGACGAGCCGACCCTCCCGTCGGACGTGCTGCTGCCACTGAGAGATGACAAGCAGATGTCTGTGGACGACTACAGGAACAAGCTGTACAGCATCATGGCGAAGGGCTCGCAGGCCTATCCCGTGCCGGCCAAGAAAAACCATACTAGTCATAg CAACAAAACCCACCCTCTACCGACCACCACAAGCAAAAGCAGCAAGAGTTTCCACGAGACGGAACACCACAAGGCATTCACCAAAAACAAAAACCTTTCTGCCGACCAAAAGACCCGGCCGAAGTTGACTAAACCGGAACGACCGAAGGAATTCCGTTCAGACCAAACTATAGCCAAACCTTTGAGGGCTACAAAAGTCTTTGAAAGACACGACTGGTTGGAGTCAAACTGTCATGGCGACTATTTCCAACCAGTTACAAGATCCAGTCCTTCGGAAAATGGCTTCATGAGTGGTGGTAAGAAAACATCTTTGCAGCATAGAAGGAATTCCACTTCGTTCTCAACTGTGACTATAGGTGGAGATGCTGACTACAGCACGATTGTCGGCAAGCAAAGACACGGGGTTATCACAGCGAGCGCGCTAATGGATCTGAGAACTAGCATACGATGA
- the Fen1 gene encoding flap structure-specific endonuclease 1 — protein sequence MGILGLSKLIADIAPHAVKEMEIKNYFGRKIAIDAYMSLYQFLIAVRSDGNQLVSVDGETTSHLMGTFYRTIRLVENGIKPVYVFDGKPPDMKSHQLNKRAERREEAEKELQKATEAGDQENIEKFNRRLVKVTKQHNEEARELLKLMGVPVVEAPCEAEAQCAALVKAGKVFATATEDMDALTFGTNVLLRHLTFSEARKMPVQEFHLDQVLKGLELEQSEFIDLCILLGCDYCGSIRGIGPKRAIELIRQHRCLEEVLRNIDTEKYPPPENWDFKRARELFLQPEVADPKDIELKWSDPDEEGLVKFLCGDKQFNEERVRNGAKKLMKARTGTTQGRLDGFFTVKSVPNPKRKAEEDKKNAAKKKAKTAGGGRGRKPK from the exons ATGGGTATTCTAGGCTTATCAAAGTTAATAGCGGACATTGCTCCTCACGCCGTAAAAGAAATGGAGATCAAAAACTACTTTG gACGTAAAATTGCGATTGACGCTTACATGAGCTTGTATCAGTTCTTGATTGCTGTTAGAAGTGATG GTAACCAGTTAGTCTCTGTAGATGGAGAAACAACATCTCATCTCATGGGAACGTTCTACCGTACCATCAGACTGGTGGAGAACGGCATCAAGCCGGTGTATGTGTTTGACGGTAAACCTCCAGACATGAAGTCCCATCAGCTGAACAAGAGAGCTGAGAGGAGAGAGGAGGCCGAGAAGGAGTTACAGAAGGCTACTGAAGCTG GTGACCAGGAAAATATAGAGAAGTTCAACCGTCGCCTGGTGAAGGTGACAAAGCAACACAATGAGGAGGCTCGTGAGCTGCTCAAACTAATGGGGGTGCCCGTAGTAGAGGCTCCGTGTGAAGCTGAGGCGCAATGTGCTGCACTT GTGAAAGCTGGCAAGGTGTTCGCCACGGCTACAGAAGATATGGACGCGTTAACATTCGGCACCAATGTGCTACTGCGTCACCTGACTTTCTCTGAAGCACGCAAGATGCCTGTACAAGAGTTCCATCTTGATCAAGTACTGAAGGGACTGGAGTTGGAGCAGAGTGAG TTCATAGACCTGTGCATTCTCCTTGGCTGTGACTACTGCGGCTCTATCCGCGGCATCGGTCCGAAGCGCGCCATCGAGCTGATCCGTCAGCACCGCTGTCTCGAGGAAGTGTTGCGGAACATCGACACGGAGAAGTACCCGCCGCCGGAGAACTGGGACTTTAAGAGAGCTAGGGAGCTGTTCTTGCAGCCGGAGGTCGCTGATCCTAAGGATAttgag TTAAAATGGTCAGACCCGGACGAGGAAGGTCTGGTGAAGTTCTTGTGTGGAGACAAGCAGTTCAACGAGGAGCGCGTGCGCAATGGAGCCAAGAAACTGATGAAAGCACGCACCGGGACCACACAGGGACGGCTTGATGGATTCTTTACT